Proteins from one Argopecten irradians isolate NY chromosome 15, Ai_NY, whole genome shotgun sequence genomic window:
- the LOC138309113 gene encoding alpha-(1,3)-fucosyltransferase C-like isoform X2: MWTTKVLLLLLFCMCLLYLFHTDPICARQNFYRRIHYIKRPEFLSADVFKNCEYACVLTEGSDYASADIVIWQGTEMPVYPPRKYNNQSWVFHTMEPPPLHVYTTHLWDGLINWTISYRRDSDFYNPYGIFRTIPNNSIPSSDTDLLNWEQRLSMLWFVSNCYVPSCRAEYAAELNKYLDLDIYGRCGTKTCKGNWTSCSKELQNKYKYYLSFESTICRDYITEKSFKIYDKLFDVIPIIRNGANVSLYLPPGSYLNTADFSNIESLGKVMKHLKMPNSFFRWRQSYAAQDTIDSEETFCELCRRSHTVNKYKRVYRSLNTWLRGNDGDVPNMCSKITDLK, from the coding sequence GACTACCAAAGTACTTCTACTCCTGCTTTTCTGTATGTGTCTCCTGTACCTCTTTCATACGGATCCTATATGTGCACGGCAAAATTTCTACCGTCGAATACATTACATCAAAAGACCGGAATTCCTTAGTGCGGATGTGTTCAAAAACTGCGAGTACGCGTGTGTGTTGACTGAAGGAAGTGACTATGCTTCGGCGGATATTGTAATATGGCAGGGAACGGAAATGCCAGTGTACCCTCCAAGAAAATACAATAATCAATCTTGGGTGTTCCATACAATGGAGCCACCGCCTCTTCATGTTTATACAACGCACTTATGGGATGGATTAATCAACTGGACTATATCTTACAGACGGGATTCTGATTTTTATAATCCATACGGAATTTTCCGAACAATTCCGAATAATTCTATCCCCTCTTCGGATACTGACCTTTTGAACTGGGAACAAAGGTTATCTATGCTGTGGTTTGTGTCTAACTGTTACGTCCCGAGCTGTAGAGCGGAGTACGCAGCAGAGCTGAACAAATATTTAGATTTAGATATATATGGGCGATGTGGTACAAAAACGTGTAAAGGAAACTGGACTTCATGTTCTAAGGAATTACaaaataagtataaatattatctCTCATTTGAAAGTACAATATGTCGAGATTACATAACAGAAAAGAGCTTTAAAATATACGATAAATTATTTGATGTGATTCCTATAATACGAAATGGAGCTAATGTTTCTTTATACTTACCGCCGGGATCATATTTAAATACGGCCGATTTCTCAAATATAGAATCACTGGGGAAGGTTATGAAACACTTAAAAATGCCGAACTCTTTTTTTCGATGGAGACAGTCATACGCGGCGCAGGATACCATTGATTCAGAGGAGACTTTCTGTGAACTGTGTCGGCGTAGTCATACTGTAAACAAATACAAACGTGTGTATCGCAGCCTGAACACGTGGCTCAGAGGGAACGACGGAGACGTTCCTAACATGTGTTCCAAAATCACAGacttaaaataa
- the LOC138309113 gene encoding alpha-(1,3)-fucosyltransferase C-like isoform X1: MLSRLSHKYCPLLHSSCDRLPNAPTCCYKLIIISHQIRTTKVLLLLLFCMCLLYLFHTDPICARQNFYRRIHYIKRPEFLSADVFKNCEYACVLTEGSDYASADIVIWQGTEMPVYPPRKYNNQSWVFHTMEPPPLHVYTTHLWDGLINWTISYRRDSDFYNPYGIFRTIPNNSIPSSDTDLLNWEQRLSMLWFVSNCYVPSCRAEYAAELNKYLDLDIYGRCGTKTCKGNWTSCSKELQNKYKYYLSFESTICRDYITEKSFKIYDKLFDVIPIIRNGANVSLYLPPGSYLNTADFSNIESLGKVMKHLKMPNSFFRWRQSYAAQDTIDSEETFCELCRRSHTVNKYKRVYRSLNTWLRGNDGDVPNMCSKITDLK, encoded by the coding sequence GACTACCAAAGTACTTCTACTCCTGCTTTTCTGTATGTGTCTCCTGTACCTCTTTCATACGGATCCTATATGTGCACGGCAAAATTTCTACCGTCGAATACATTACATCAAAAGACCGGAATTCCTTAGTGCGGATGTGTTCAAAAACTGCGAGTACGCGTGTGTGTTGACTGAAGGAAGTGACTATGCTTCGGCGGATATTGTAATATGGCAGGGAACGGAAATGCCAGTGTACCCTCCAAGAAAATACAATAATCAATCTTGGGTGTTCCATACAATGGAGCCACCGCCTCTTCATGTTTATACAACGCACTTATGGGATGGATTAATCAACTGGACTATATCTTACAGACGGGATTCTGATTTTTATAATCCATACGGAATTTTCCGAACAATTCCGAATAATTCTATCCCCTCTTCGGATACTGACCTTTTGAACTGGGAACAAAGGTTATCTATGCTGTGGTTTGTGTCTAACTGTTACGTCCCGAGCTGTAGAGCGGAGTACGCAGCAGAGCTGAACAAATATTTAGATTTAGATATATATGGGCGATGTGGTACAAAAACGTGTAAAGGAAACTGGACTTCATGTTCTAAGGAATTACaaaataagtataaatattatctCTCATTTGAAAGTACAATATGTCGAGATTACATAACAGAAAAGAGCTTTAAAATATACGATAAATTATTTGATGTGATTCCTATAATACGAAATGGAGCTAATGTTTCTTTATACTTACCGCCGGGATCATATTTAAATACGGCCGATTTCTCAAATATAGAATCACTGGGGAAGGTTATGAAACACTTAAAAATGCCGAACTCTTTTTTTCGATGGAGACAGTCATACGCGGCGCAGGATACCATTGATTCAGAGGAGACTTTCTGTGAACTGTGTCGGCGTAGTCATACTGTAAACAAATACAAACGTGTGTATCGCAGCCTGAACACGTGGCTCAGAGGGAACGACGGAGACGTTCCTAACATGTGTTCCAAAATCACAGacttaaaataa